A genomic window from Pirellulaceae bacterium includes:
- a CDS encoding tryptophan-rich sensory protein, with product MQTSHSKTTWQKWGGLAVWLVICFSASAMGAIFPVGDWYAQLNRPSFAPPNAIFGPVWTLLYLSMAISAWLVWQSGSRQETLLPLAIFMAQLALNAVWSWLFFGIHRMDWAFLDIILLLVAIGVTIVLFYRCHRMAGFLLIPYFCWVAFATALNFGFWRLNV from the coding sequence ATGCAGACCTCTCATTCTAAGACCACCTGGCAAAAGTGGGGTGGTTTGGCGGTTTGGCTGGTGATTTGCTTCTCCGCTTCGGCGATGGGAGCAATTTTTCCGGTCGGTGACTGGTACGCTCAGCTTAACCGACCAAGCTTTGCTCCTCCGAATGCAATTTTCGGTCCGGTGTGGACGCTGCTTTATCTCAGCATGGCTATCTCTGCGTGGTTGGTTTGGCAGAGCGGCAGTCGCCAGGAAACGTTGTTGCCGCTGGCGATTTTTATGGCGCAATTAGCGTTAAACGCAGTTTGGTCCTGGCTGTTTTTTGGCATTCATCGGATGGATTGGGCTTTCTTGGATATTATTCTGCTGTTGGTAGCGATTGGAGTCACGATTGTTCTCTTCTATCGTTGTCATCGTATGGCCGGATTTTTATTGATCCCCTATTTCTGTTGGGTTGCATTTGCCACGGCGTTGAATTTTGGCTTTTGGCGTCTAAACGTATGA
- a CDS encoding cytochrome C oxidase subunit IV family protein has product MSGQEKISGGSSDAKHATEHLAHVMSIRSLVSVFAGLVFLTLVTLLAAELPLGRWEIWVSLGIASVKAALVAWFFMHLKHDRSFNGIVFLASLLFVALFLALTLMDLQSPG; this is encoded by the coding sequence ATGTCCGGACAAGAAAAAATTTCGGGGGGGTCCTCGGACGCAAAACATGCAACCGAGCATCTCGCCCATGTCATGTCGATACGATCATTAGTGTCAGTCTTCGCCGGATTGGTTTTTCTGACGCTCGTCACGCTTCTTGCCGCAGAGTTGCCGCTAGGCCGTTGGGAGATTTGGGTTTCGTTGGGGATTGCCAGCGTCAAGGCAGCACTGGTGGCGTGGTTCTTCATGCATCTAAAGCATGACCGGTCGTTTAATGGGATTGTCTTTCTTGCTTCGCTCTTGTTTGTCGCGTTGTTTCTTGCTCTGACATTGATGGATCTCCAGTCGCCCGGTTAA
- the coxB gene encoding cytochrome c oxidase subunit II, with amino-acid sequence MNSEMNMFGRSLNILAVVGGRLFPEPSSTNASQVDDLFYFILAVSVFFFAVIVAVMGLFLVKYRERPGVAVQPSPAHNNLLEVGWTIVPGIFVGAIFFWGFVTYIDMRQPPDETYEIIVTAKMWNWSFTYPNGHIDNNLHVPADRPVKLVMSSDDVIHSLYVPAFRLKMDVIPGRYSTAWFEAEQPGEYTLFCAEYCGTKHSNMLAKVIVHSAGEFEAWLANAANFMEDVTPAVAGEILYQRRGCAQCHSTDGTAKVGPTFLDVFGSQQPLADGSTVIVDENYIRESILEPQAKVRAGYKPVMPTYQGQLKNEEVSALIAFIKSLSGQEPSAP; translated from the coding sequence ATGAACAGTGAGATGAATATGTTTGGTCGATCGCTGAATATTTTGGCTGTCGTTGGCGGACGTTTGTTTCCAGAGCCAAGTTCCACGAACGCGTCGCAGGTGGATGACCTGTTTTACTTCATTCTGGCTGTCTCCGTGTTTTTCTTTGCGGTTATCGTCGCTGTGATGGGGCTGTTTCTCGTCAAATATCGGGAGCGTCCCGGTGTTGCGGTACAGCCTTCACCCGCACACAACAACCTGCTGGAAGTGGGTTGGACCATTGTTCCGGGGATTTTTGTGGGGGCGATCTTTTTCTGGGGTTTTGTCACCTATATCGATATGCGTCAGCCGCCTGATGAGACTTACGAAATCATCGTCACGGCAAAGATGTGGAACTGGAGCTTTACCTATCCCAATGGTCACATTGACAACAACCTGCATGTGCCCGCGGATCGGCCGGTAAAACTGGTGATGTCGTCGGACGACGTGATTCACAGTCTGTATGTACCCGCATTTCGGTTGAAAATGGATGTTATTCCTGGCCGCTATTCCACTGCCTGGTTCGAGGCAGAACAGCCAGGCGAGTACACGTTGTTTTGCGCGGAGTATTGCGGTACCAAACACTCAAACATGTTAGCCAAAGTGATCGTTCATTCTGCGGGTGAGTTCGAGGCGTGGCTGGCAAATGCTGCAAATTTCATGGAGGACGTTACGCCTGCGGTCGCGGGCGAAATTCTCTACCAAAGACGTGGTTGTGCCCAGTGCCATTCGACGGACGGCACTGCCAAAGTAGGACCCACGTTCTTGGATGTTTTTGGAAGCCAGCAGCCACTTGCCGATGGATCCACTGTCATTGTCGATGAAAACTATATCCGTGAATCGATCTTGGAACCTCAAGCAAAGGTGCGTGCCGGCTATAAACCAGTTATGCCGACGTACCAAGGACAGTTAAAGAATGAGGAAGTGTCCGCATTGATCGCGTTTATAAAAAGTCTTTCGGGACAGGAGCCATCGGCGCCATGA
- the ctaD gene encoding cytochrome c oxidase subunit I — translation MIGNRIGTRRNIGQEQSPVGNYLTDGRGLRSWLCTLDHKRIGVMYLVGILLCFLIGGVIALVIRLELFTPDKAFLTEDRYNELFTLHGAIMTFLFLIPSIPAVLGNFFLPVMLGAKDVAFPRMNLASFYLWVGGAVFFLLALALGGLDTGWTFYTPYSTSTSSTVIAATLGVFILGFSSIFTGLNFVVTINTMRPDGMTWFRMPLFLWSLYATSIIQLLATPVLGITMILLTAEKVLGIGIFDPKLGGDPVLYQHFFWFYSHPAVYIMILPAMGIISELISVFSRKPIFGYRFIAFSSIAIALLGFLVWGHHMFLSSDSPVAAVIFSALTFSVSIPSGIKVFNWLATMYKGSIRLATPMCYALSFILLFGIGGLTGLFLGALATDVHLHDTYFVVAHFHYVMMGGTLIAFIAGLHYWWPKMFGRLYNEFWARVACVIIFVGFNWTFFPQFLLGTLGMPRRYARYEAEFQGLHQVSTTGAMVLGVGLFLCAGVLAASLVWGKRSPRNPWGAATLEWQCASPPTHENFDEDPVVGDPYDYSDLVYDEQENGYVRRRPAPNVERVPKQTPVLV, via the coding sequence ATGATTGGCAACAGGATTGGAACACGAAGAAATATCGGACAGGAACAGAGTCCGGTCGGGAATTACCTCACCGATGGGCGGGGATTGCGGTCTTGGTTATGCACGCTCGATCACAAACGGATCGGCGTCATGTATCTAGTCGGTATTTTGCTCTGTTTTTTGATAGGTGGGGTGATTGCACTTGTGATTCGCCTTGAGTTGTTTACACCCGATAAAGCTTTCTTGACAGAGGATCGCTACAACGAGTTGTTCACGCTGCACGGCGCGATCATGACCTTTCTCTTTCTCATACCTAGTATTCCTGCCGTGTTGGGGAATTTCTTTCTTCCCGTCATGTTGGGTGCGAAGGATGTTGCGTTTCCGCGCATGAACCTCGCTAGTTTTTACCTCTGGGTAGGCGGGGCCGTATTTTTTCTACTGGCTTTGGCCCTAGGCGGCCTGGATACCGGTTGGACCTTTTACACGCCCTACAGCACTTCGACGAGTTCAACGGTGATTGCTGCGACATTGGGCGTGTTTATTCTCGGATTCAGTTCAATCTTCACGGGTCTGAATTTTGTGGTGACGATTAACACGATGCGACCCGACGGGATGACTTGGTTTCGGATGCCGCTTTTTCTGTGGTCACTTTACGCGACCTCAATTATTCAGCTGCTCGCAACACCCGTGCTGGGCATCACCATGATTTTGCTGACTGCCGAGAAGGTGTTGGGAATCGGCATCTTCGATCCAAAGCTGGGCGGTGATCCCGTTTTGTACCAGCATTTTTTCTGGTTCTATTCGCACCCTGCGGTCTACATCATGATATTGCCCGCGATGGGGATCATTAGCGAACTGATCAGCGTATTCAGCAGGAAACCTATTTTTGGTTACCGTTTTATCGCGTTCAGCAGCATTGCGATCGCGTTACTTGGCTTTCTCGTTTGGGGGCATCACATGTTCCTCAGCAGCGACTCTCCTGTCGCGGCGGTGATTTTTTCCGCTTTGACGTTCAGTGTTTCCATACCATCCGGGATCAAAGTCTTTAATTGGCTCGCGACGATGTACAAGGGCTCGATTCGACTCGCTACCCCGATGTGTTACGCGCTCTCCTTCATATTGCTCTTCGGGATCGGTGGGTTGACGGGCTTGTTCTTGGGCGCGTTGGCGACAGATGTCCATCTTCATGACACTTACTTCGTGGTGGCACACTTTCACTACGTGATGATGGGAGGAACGTTGATTGCGTTCATTGCCGGACTTCATTACTGGTGGCCGAAGATGTTTGGACGGCTCTACAACGAGTTCTGGGCTCGCGTGGCCTGCGTGATCATTTTTGTTGGGTTTAATTGGACATTCTTTCCTCAGTTTCTGTTAGGGACACTTGGAATGCCTCGACGCTATGCTCGGTACGAGGCTGAATTTCAGGGGTTGCACCAGGTATCAACCACGGGCGCGATGGTATTGGGTGTTGGTTTGTTTCTGTGTGCGGGAGTGCTCGCCGCTTCTTTGGTCTGGGGTAAGCGCTCACCACGAAATCCTTGGGGGGCGGCGACTCTCGAGTGGCAATGTGCTTCTCCCCCAACCCACGAGAACTTCGATGAAGATCCGGTCGTAGGTGATCCCTATGATTACAGCGATCTGGTTTATGACGAGCAGGAGAATGGGTATGTCCGTCGAAGGCCAGCCCCCAACGTCGAACGTGTTCCGAAGCAAACACCAGTGCTTGTCTGA
- a CDS encoding PEP-CTERM sorting domain-containing protein (PEP-CTERM proteins occur, often in large numbers, in the proteomes of bacteria that also encode an exosortase, a predicted intramembrane cysteine proteinase. The presence of a PEP-CTERM domain at a protein's C-terminus predicts cleavage within the sorting domain, followed by covalent anchoring to some some component of the (usually Gram-negative) cell surface. Many PEP-CTERM proteins exhibit an unusual sequence composition that includes large numbers of potential glycosylation sites. Expression of one such protein has been shown restore the ability of a bacterium to form floc, a type of biofilm.), with product MRRYFRMILLFICVVPFCGSVETRAELLGYWSADLTAGQGDVLLNDLEDPDLDGEMVEVNYTADSQGHTGKVGDYALEFEGFDEDYVTIPPIEESFEAITLTAWVNGFPNGGWTGLVVSRDPESPLYLGFYGESTDLAYVWNDNSADTWGWVSGVPVPEETWTFVALTVEEGQATLFAGPEGGELQYASNEMEHFEQESLSEWRLAEDDCCGGSRNFAGLMDDVSIWNEALDIEQLVALHTRTETPLTLAGMGGDPLDPLNDGTLADAADRADYVHNVLGTWVGDSNLDGQFNSSDFVVVFTAAEYEDGVLGNSSWVTGDWNGDQEFNSSDFVAAFTDGGFEQGARPVVRAVPEPNAVVLLFLAGLVGMATGRRNLIRSSISNE from the coding sequence ATGCGACGGTATTTTCGAATGATTTTGCTGTTTATTTGTGTGGTGCCATTTTGTGGATCAGTTGAAACGCGAGCTGAACTACTCGGTTACTGGTCAGCCGATCTAACAGCGGGCCAAGGTGATGTGCTGTTGAATGATCTGGAAGACCCTGATCTGGATGGTGAGATGGTGGAAGTGAACTACACGGCCGACAGTCAAGGGCACACGGGAAAAGTAGGAGACTATGCGCTTGAATTCGAAGGTTTTGACGAGGACTATGTGACAATTCCGCCGATTGAAGAGTCTTTCGAGGCGATCACGCTGACCGCTTGGGTGAATGGATTTCCGAATGGTGGCTGGACCGGTTTGGTCGTTAGTCGCGATCCTGAGTCACCGTTGTATTTAGGTTTCTACGGGGAATCAACCGATTTAGCTTATGTTTGGAACGATAATTCTGCTGACACTTGGGGCTGGGTAAGCGGGGTTCCGGTGCCGGAAGAAACGTGGACGTTTGTTGCCCTAACGGTGGAGGAAGGTCAAGCCACATTGTTTGCCGGCCCAGAAGGTGGCGAGCTTCAGTATGCCTCGAATGAGATGGAGCATTTCGAGCAGGAGAGCCTTTCGGAATGGAGATTGGCGGAAGATGATTGCTGCGGAGGATCGCGAAACTTTGCTGGTCTAATGGATGACGTGTCGATTTGGAATGAAGCGTTGGATATCGAACAGTTGGTAGCGCTGCACACTAGGACGGAAACTCCTCTTACCTTAGCGGGAATGGGCGGCGATCCTCTGGATCCACTCAACGATGGTACGTTGGCCGATGCTGCTGATCGAGCGGACTACGTTCATAACGTGCTTGGGACTTGGGTGGGCGATTCGAACCTCGACGGACAATTTAACAGTTCTGATTTTGTTGTGGTCTTCACCGCGGCAGAATACGAGGATGGGGTGCTAGGGAATTCATCTTGGGTAACGGGCGATTGGAATGGTGACCAGGAGTTCAACAGTTCTGACTTTGTGGCTGCCTTCACGGACGGTGGCTTCGAACAAGGTGCAAGGCCGGTGGTCCGAGCGGTCCCAGAACCTAATGCTGTTGTTTTGCTGTTTTTGGCAGGCTTGGTGGGAATGGCGACGGGTCGTAGGAATTTGATTCGATCGTCGATCTCAAACGAATGA
- a CDS encoding SCO family protein, producing MMRFLFLFLCAAVLIESAGAQVVKELSDLGSVGVDEHLNQELPMNLVLKDSSGRKVRFGDLFEADRPVILSLNYSDCPMLCQLQLNGLIDGLQGVRWDAGEQFLVVSVSIDPLETTQRARQIKQHYLRAYGRPGTADGWKFLTGDAASIQQLADSVGFRFQYVPERKEYAHAAVVMVCTPGGRVSRYLYGVLYPAQTLRMALVEAGEGKIGSTLDRVLLFCFHYDAASGRYAPVAQRLMKAAAAVTLLFLFVGLFSAYLRRRKSEEPVKFKRQSFVESEGGVR from the coding sequence ATGATGCGGTTTTTGTTCCTGTTCCTGTGCGCCGCTGTTCTGATCGAATCTGCAGGGGCTCAAGTCGTCAAAGAGCTTTCTGACTTGGGTAGTGTGGGTGTCGACGAGCACCTGAATCAGGAATTGCCAATGAATTTGGTGTTGAAAGATTCTTCGGGTCGCAAGGTCCGTTTCGGGGATCTATTTGAAGCCGATCGTCCCGTGATTTTATCCCTCAACTATTCGGACTGTCCGATGCTTTGTCAGCTGCAGCTTAATGGCTTGATTGACGGTCTGCAGGGCGTTCGTTGGGACGCGGGCGAGCAGTTTTTGGTGGTCAGTGTGAGCATCGACCCGCTTGAAACCACTCAGCGGGCCCGGCAAATAAAACAGCACTACCTGAGAGCTTACGGCCGGCCAGGCACAGCCGACGGCTGGAAGTTTTTGACAGGGGATGCGGCTTCGATACAGCAGCTTGCAGACTCAGTTGGGTTCCGTTTTCAATATGTTCCGGAACGAAAAGAGTATGCTCACGCCGCGGTAGTAATGGTTTGCACGCCCGGCGGGCGAGTGTCCAGATATCTCTACGGTGTGTTGTATCCGGCCCAAACGCTCAGAATGGCTTTGGTGGAAGCGGGAGAAGGGAAGATTGGTTCGACGCTAGATCGTGTGTTGTTGTTTTGTTTTCACTATGACGCCGCCTCAGGCAGGTACGCGCCTGTTGCACAACGACTCATGAAAGCGGCAGCGGCAGTTACTTTGCTGTTTTTATTCGTCGGACTTTTTTCGGCTTACTTGCGGCGACGAAAGTCTGAGGAACCGGTGAAGTTCAAGCGGCAGTCATTTGTCGAAAGTGAAGGTGGTGTTCGATGA
- a CDS encoding cytochrome c oxidase subunit 3 yields the protein MATASTTNSFVHHPDEHLAHHFESAQQQFDAGKLGMWLFLVTEVLFFSGLFVAYAVYRVNHPEVFAESPRYLNKTLGGLNTIVLLFSSLTMAWAVRCSQLGRPRQLVALLATTVSCASLFLGVKAVEYAHKWGEGLLWAGAFSIDAGRGADSDARLMQALLTLSTPAALMLVVSLIGCVVSRGLRHAKATKFWLVIALVSVSFFAGVAIGEGVESLTGHAHGEQVHPSSSRASHPIEQVEEQPLPLTGVFFSIYYAMTGVHAVHILVGIGVILWLMWRAMSGHFGPAYFGPVDFVGLYWHLIDLVWIYLFPLLYLIG from the coding sequence GTGGCGACCGCCTCCACGACGAATAGCTTTGTACATCATCCCGATGAGCACCTGGCTCATCACTTTGAGTCGGCCCAACAACAGTTTGATGCTGGGAAACTGGGAATGTGGCTCTTCTTGGTGACGGAAGTGCTCTTCTTTAGTGGGCTGTTTGTAGCCTATGCCGTTTATCGAGTTAATCATCCCGAAGTGTTCGCGGAATCGCCTCGATATTTGAATAAAACGTTGGGAGGCCTCAATACAATTGTGCTCCTGTTCAGCAGCCTGACGATGGCCTGGGCCGTGCGTTGTTCCCAACTTGGAAGGCCAAGGCAACTAGTGGCTCTGTTAGCGACCACGGTCAGTTGCGCGAGCCTATTCCTTGGGGTGAAGGCCGTCGAATATGCACACAAATGGGGTGAAGGTTTGCTTTGGGCTGGTGCCTTTTCGATTGACGCAGGACGGGGGGCTGATTCGGATGCCAGGCTGATGCAGGCTTTACTAACACTGAGCACACCTGCAGCGCTGATGCTTGTTGTCTCTCTAATCGGCTGTGTCGTTTCTCGCGGATTGCGACATGCTAAAGCGACCAAGTTCTGGTTGGTGATCGCTTTGGTGTCCGTCAGCTTTTTCGCAGGAGTAGCGATTGGCGAAGGTGTCGAAAGTCTGACGGGTCACGCTCATGGCGAACAAGTTCACCCGTCGAGCAGCAGAGCGTCTCATCCAATCGAGCAAGTCGAGGAGCAGCCGCTTCCGCTCACCGGCGTCTTCTTCAGTATTTACTATGCGATGACCGGTGTTCATGCCGTTCACATTCTGGTGGGTATCGGTGTGATCCTCTGGTTGATGTGGCGAGCCATGTCAGGTCACTTCGGCCCCGCTTATTTCGGGCCGGTGGACTTTGTCGGCTTGTATTGGCATCTGATCGACCTGGTGTGGATCTATTTGTTTCCTTTGCTCTATCTGATTGGGTGA